The genomic DNA ACGCTATTGCAGCCGTTGCATCCGGGGTTGATCGTCGCTGGCGGCAAAACGCGATGAGTATCGTGATAGTTATGCAGCGCAAGACCAATCTGCTTCATGTAATTGGTGCACTGCATCCGCCGAGCCGCTTCGCGGGCTTGCTGTACGGCCGGCAAGAGCAGCGCGATCAAGACGCCGATGATGGCGATCACCACCAACAACTCAACGAGGGTAAAACCGCGGGAATGATTACGAATCGAAGTCATAGCAAGCTCGCTGCATTGGGAAAAGAGAGTGTATCAATGCGTCCGTCGGCATGAGGAGATAAGGCGATTTCCGCTAGACGCATGGCGCTAGAAAAATTCGATAACTCGACGGTACCACGCG from Blastopirellula marina includes the following:
- a CDS encoding DUF1559 domain-containing protein, whose amino-acid sequence is MTSIRNHSRGFTLVELLVVIAIIGVLIALLLPAVQQAREAARRMQCTNYMKQIGLALHNYHDTHRVLPPATINPGCNGCNSVVSPDTVSMNVRNITMHLMILPFIEQGPLHDKIDFTQPVGLAAHQSVT